In Streptomyces camelliae, the sequence CGACCTCAACCCCGTCGAGGGGATCTGGTCCCTCCTGCGACGCGGCTTTCTCTCCAACGTCGCCTTCAGCACCCCCGAACACCTCGTCCAGCGCATCCGGCGCGGCCTACGGCACATCCAGTACCGCAGCGAACTTATAGACGGCTGCCTCGCCGAGACCGGCCTGACAATCAGCCCCACCTGAGCAATCCGGACACGTCACGAGTTCAACCTCAGTAATGCAGGGCCGCGCCCGCGAGTGCCTCGGCCAGGGTCACGGGCGGGCGGCCGATCAGGCGGCGCAAGTCGCCGGAGTCGGTGTACATCTCGCCGCGGTTCATGCCACGGTCAGCGTCAGCGAGGACCTCCGCCAGCTCGGCGGGTAGGCCCGCGGCGGCCAGTACCTGGGCGAAGTCGGGCACCGGGAGGTCAGCGTAGGTAACCTGCTTTCGGGCCGCAGCGGAGATCGCGGCGGCGAGCTCAGTCAGGGTGAAGGATTCGTCGCCGCCGAGCTCGTACACGGCGCCGGTGTGGCCTTCAGCGGTGAGGACGACCGCTGCGGCCTCGGCGTAGTCGGCGCGGGACGCGGCGCTGATCCGCCCCTCGCCTGCGGCGCCGACGACGGCGCCGTTCTGCAGGATCTGCGGCAGTTGGCTGGTGTAGTTCTCCAGGTACCAGCCGTTGCGCAGCAGCACGCTGGGGATTCCGCGGTCCAGCAGATACTCCTCGGTCTCGCTGTGCGTGGCACCGATGACGGTGGTGGCCGTGTCCGCGTGCGTCGTGCTTGTGTACGCCACTAGCGACACGCCTGCGGACGCCGCGGCGTCGATCACGCGGCGGTGGTTGGCGACCCGCTCGCCCACAGGGACCGAGGCCGAGATCAGCAGCAGCCTGTCCGCCCCCGCGAATGCCTCGGCCAGGCCGTCGGTGTCCGCGAAGTCGGCGCGGCGTACCGTGATGCCTCGGTCGGCCAGGTCCTTGATCCTGGCTATGTCCCGGCCGGTCGCGATGATGTCCGCGGCCGGGATCCCGCGCCGCAGCAGTGCCTCGACGGTGAGCCTGCCCAGCTGGCCGGTGGCTCCAGTGACGACGATCGGCATGATGGTCATTCCTTCCTTCCGCGCGTGCCTCACACGCCTGCCGCGGTCCGTCCGCGGCGGGATGGAACACAGAATGACCTGCACACTCTCTATTGGGGAGTAGCCACTTCTTGGTAGGGTACTTACCCGATCGATAGCATTGAGGTGAACCGTATGGCTGCTGTCGAGAAAGTGACCGGGCCCATACCGTCATTCGATCCGTACGGGCGCGGCTGCCCGTCGCGGGACCTGCTCGACCAGATCGGCAGCAAGTGGGCGGTCCTCGTGCTGGGCGAACTCGGCCGGAACGGGACCTCCCGGTTCGGCCAGCTCCGGCAGGCGCTGGCGGGCGTGAGCGAGAAGATGCTCACCCAGACGCTGCGCACTCTCGAACGCGACGGGCTGGTCAGCCGGACCGTTTACCCAGAGGTGCCGCCGCACGTGGAGTATGAGCTGACCGCGCTCGGCCAGACGCTGCGGGAACCGCTGAAGGCGCTCACGGAGTGGTCCGTGCTGCACATCGAAGAGGTCATCGCCGCCCGCGAAGAGTACGACGACCGCACTGAGCGCACCCGGTAATCGGCGGCGGCCGGCGGTCTGGTCATAGATTGCTGCCTCGCCGAGACCGGCCCGACAATCAGACTCACCTGAGCAACCCGGCGACATCACGAGTTCAACCTCAGTAACCGCGCTTCAGTGATGTTGAACGCGCGTTGCCCACGAATGGCACAAAGCCATCCACGCCGCGGTGCGGTCCGGACTCCTGTGGGCGGTGCGCCTGCTGGTCGTCCTGGCGCACCGGGTGCGCTC encodes:
- a CDS encoding SDR family oxidoreductase, with translation MTIMPIVVTGATGQLGRLTVEALLRRGIPAADIIATGRDIARIKDLADRGITVRRADFADTDGLAEAFAGADRLLLISASVPVGERVANHRRVIDAAASAGVSLVAYTSTTHADTATTVIGATHSETEEYLLDRGIPSVLLRNGWYLENYTSQLPQILQNGAVVGAAGEGRISAASRADYAEAAAVVLTAEGHTGAVYELGGDESFTLTELAAAISAAARKQVTYADLPVPDFAQVLAAAGLPAELAEVLADADRGMNRGEMYTDSGDLRRLIGRPPVTLAEALAGAALHY
- a CDS encoding winged helix-turn-helix transcriptional regulator, which produces MAAVEKVTGPIPSFDPYGRGCPSRDLLDQIGSKWAVLVLGELGRNGTSRFGQLRQALAGVSEKMLTQTLRTLERDGLVSRTVYPEVPPHVEYELTALGQTLREPLKALTEWSVLHIEEVIAAREEYDDRTERTR